From a region of the Chthonomonas sp. genome:
- a CDS encoding TlpA family protein disulfide reductase, producing the protein MKKLTLSVAALALSACLFAAGPQLRQPLPAFSMKDLAGKTHTNKSLKGKVILLDFWATWCGPCKQASPMMQRLHTKYAKRGLVAIGANAFEKSEDKSFAEGYRKEHKYTYTFTFGNSKLADSWGITGIPYFVLVDKKGVVQWIGRGFNGATMESELSKAIDGLIK; encoded by the coding sequence ATGAAGAAACTCACGCTATCCGTCGCCGCGCTCGCTCTCTCCGCCTGCCTCTTTGCCGCTGGACCGCAGCTTCGTCAGCCTCTCCCCGCGTTCAGCATGAAGGATCTGGCAGGCAAGACCCACACGAACAAGTCGCTCAAGGGGAAGGTCATCCTTCTCGATTTCTGGGCGACCTGGTGCGGCCCGTGCAAGCAGGCGAGCCCGATGATGCAGCGCCTGCACACAAAGTACGCCAAGCGCGGGTTGGTGGCCATCGGCGCCAACGCCTTTGAGAAGAGTGAGGACAAGAGCTTTGCCGAAGGATATCGCAAGGAGCACAAATACACCTACACGTTTACGTTCGGCAACAGCAAGCTCGCCGACAGCTGGGGGATCACCGGGATTCCCTACTTCGTGCTCGTGGACAAGAAGGGCGTGGTCCAGTGGATCGGCCGCGGTTTCAATGGAGCGACCATGGAGTCGGAGCTGAGCAAGGCGATCGACGGACTCATCAAGTAA
- a CDS encoding VanW family protein has protein sequence MKAVLALLALAGAGVVAWNPSNQGEREVVKFATSLDGRTPGQSRNARLAARAIDGKVIPARREFSFNKTLGGWTRDKGYVLAPVSYNGQLLPSWGGGVCQTSTTLYNAALEAGLEIRERHRHEFGPTYVAPGRDAAVAYEDIDLRIANPFDFPLTIRAKIEGDRLVVGLVASQPLPRRAAVRSVVLSMSAPGEWKVGQGDRARVRNSGKPGLEVQVWRDWGNRRELVSHDTYPVMHRIVERAN, from the coding sequence GTGAAGGCTGTGCTGGCTCTGCTGGCACTCGCGGGGGCCGGAGTCGTCGCTTGGAATCCGAGCAATCAGGGAGAACGCGAGGTGGTCAAGTTTGCGACTTCGCTCGATGGCCGAACGCCGGGCCAAAGTCGAAACGCACGGCTGGCAGCGCGAGCGATAGATGGCAAGGTGATCCCCGCCCGCAGGGAGTTCAGCTTCAATAAGACGCTCGGGGGCTGGACGCGCGACAAGGGGTACGTCCTCGCACCGGTGAGTTACAACGGTCAACTGCTCCCGAGTTGGGGCGGCGGGGTGTGTCAGACGAGCACGACCCTGTATAATGCCGCGCTTGAGGCGGGATTAGAGATCCGCGAGCGACATCGCCACGAATTCGGCCCCACCTACGTCGCACCCGGGCGCGATGCTGCGGTCGCGTACGAAGACATCGACTTGAGGATTGCTAACCCCTTCGACTTCCCGCTCACCATCCGGGCGAAGATCGAAGGGGATCGGCTGGTAGTCGGGCTCGTCGCCTCACAACCATTGCCCCGGCGGGCGGCAGTCCGCAGTGTCGTCTTGTCGATGTCTGCTCCGGGCGAGTGGAAGGTCGGGCAAGGGGATCGCGCGCGCGTGCGCAACTCGGGCAAGCCCGGACTCGAGGTGCAAGTTTGGAGGGACTGGGGGAATCGCCGCGAACTGGTGTCGCATGACACTTACCCGGTCATGCACCGGATCGTAGAGCGCGCGAACTGA
- the groL gene encoding chaperonin GroEL (60 kDa chaperone family; promotes refolding of misfolded polypeptides especially under stressful conditions; forms two stacked rings of heptamers to form a barrel-shaped 14mer; ends can be capped by GroES; misfolded proteins enter the barrel where they are refolded when GroES binds), translating to MPAKNLLYDENARRALERGVNKVADAVKVTLGPKGRNVVLDKKWGSPTITKDGVSVAKEIELEDPYENMGAQLCKEVASKTNDVAGDGTTTATVLAQSIVNEGLRYVAAGGNPIAVKRGIDKAVATVIEEIKAASQPIKDKEQVEFVATIAGNDPEIGKQVAEAMDKVGKDGVITVEESKGRETSLEIVEGMQFDRGYISPYFVTDPERMEAVLENPLILIHEKKINSAQDLLPFLEKAAQSRRPILLLAEDVEADALATIVLNKIRGVLQIAAVKAPGFGDRRKAMLEDIAILTKGRFVSEDLGTKLENITIDMLGTAKKVVITKEETTIIEGAGSKEDVMGRIAQIKALIEKTDSNYDREKLQERLAKLSGGVAVIKVGASTETELKEKKHRYEDALSATRAAVEEGIVPGGGVTLLRAAGKLDSVKLTGDELTGLQIVKRALEAPLRIISENAGLEGSVIVEKVRSAPEGTGLDASTGELTDMVKAGIVDPAKVTRSTIQNAASIAGLVLTTEALVVEKPEPKKAAPAMPGGGMGDMDF from the coding sequence ATGCCAGCAAAGAACCTACTTTACGATGAGAACGCACGACGCGCGCTTGAGCGCGGTGTCAACAAGGTCGCCGATGCGGTGAAGGTAACCCTCGGCCCCAAGGGTCGCAATGTTGTCCTCGACAAGAAGTGGGGAAGCCCCACGATCACCAAGGACGGCGTGAGCGTTGCCAAGGAGATTGAGCTCGAGGATCCGTACGAGAACATGGGCGCGCAGCTCTGCAAGGAAGTTGCCAGCAAGACCAACGACGTGGCTGGCGACGGTACAACCACCGCCACCGTGCTCGCTCAGTCGATCGTGAACGAGGGTCTGCGCTACGTCGCGGCCGGCGGTAACCCGATCGCGGTCAAGCGCGGCATCGACAAGGCCGTGGCCACCGTCATCGAAGAGATCAAGGCCGCGTCGCAGCCGATCAAGGATAAGGAGCAGGTGGAATTCGTCGCGACGATCGCCGGAAACGATCCTGAGATTGGCAAGCAAGTCGCTGAAGCGATGGACAAGGTCGGCAAGGACGGCGTCATCACGGTCGAAGAGAGCAAGGGTCGCGAGACCAGCCTTGAGATCGTCGAGGGTATGCAGTTCGACCGAGGCTACATCTCGCCGTACTTCGTGACCGACCCCGAGCGCATGGAAGCCGTGCTTGAGAATCCGCTGATCCTCATCCACGAGAAGAAGATCAACAGCGCACAGGACCTGCTGCCGTTCCTTGAGAAGGCCGCCCAGTCGCGCCGCCCGATTCTGCTCCTGGCCGAAGACGTGGAGGCCGACGCCCTCGCCACGATCGTTCTCAACAAGATCCGAGGCGTACTGCAGATCGCAGCCGTCAAGGCTCCGGGCTTTGGTGATCGCCGCAAGGCCATGCTCGAAGACATCGCAATCCTCACCAAGGGCCGATTTGTCAGCGAGGATCTCGGCACCAAGCTTGAGAACATCACCATCGATATGCTCGGTACCGCTAAGAAGGTCGTGATCACGAAGGAAGAGACCACGATCATCGAAGGCGCAGGATCGAAGGAAGACGTGATGGGCCGCATCGCCCAGATCAAGGCTCTCATCGAAAAGACCGACAGCAACTACGACCGCGAGAAGCTCCAGGAACGACTGGCCAAGCTGAGCGGCGGCGTCGCAGTCATCAAGGTCGGCGCATCGACCGAGACTGAGCTGAAGGAGAAGAAGCACCGATACGAGGATGCTCTGAGCGCGACTCGAGCGGCTGTCGAAGAGGGGATCGTTCCGGGCGGCGGTGTGACCCTGCTCCGCGCTGCGGGCAAGCTGGACAGCGTCAAGCTGACGGGCGACGAACTGACCGGTCTGCAGATCGTGAAGCGCGCTCTGGAAGCTCCGCTGCGCATCATCTCGGAGAACGCTGGCCTTGAAGGCAGCGTGATCGTGGAGAAGGTCCGCAGCGCTCCGGAAGGCACGGGCCTCGACGCGAGCACCGGTGAACTCACCGACATGGTGAAGGCTGGCATCGTCGATCCTGCCAAGGTCACTCGCAGCACGATCCAGAACGCCGCATCGATCGCCGGCCTGGTCCTGACGACCGAAGCACTGGTCGTCGAAAAGCCTGAGCCCAAGAAGGCCGCTCCCGCAATGCCGGGCGGTGGCATGGGCGACATGGATTTCTAA
- the gyrA gene encoding DNA gyrase subunit A, whose translation MAGEDTNLTIIDVQDELARSYVNYAMSVIIARALPDVRDGFKPVQRRILYAMRQLNLQPGQNYQKCAKVCGSTSGDFHPHGEAIIYPTLVRMAQSWTLRYPLIDGQGNFGNIDGDGPAAMRYTECRLSSIAMELLEDLDRETVDWIPNYSQELLEPVVLPGKFPNLLCNGGQGIAVGMATSLPPHNLTEVCNAILCRIENGECTLDEVMTHLPGPDFPTYGIIMGTKGIRSAYETGRGSIIMQAKTMIEPGEAGKSLIVITEIPYQVQKENLVRAIAALIKDRKFDGLLRVDDYSDKRGMRIEVEIRRDVNPNKALNYLLKHTSLRTTFGAIMLSLVDGAPRTAPLLSILDEYIKHRRKIIDLRTRFELYRAMEDVHLNEGFQIARLNLDAIIRLIRASADENTARVELVRQFSMSPLQAQAVLNMPLRRLTQLDQTRLEEDYKTSLLKVQNLLDILADPNRLTTVLTDEIVAMRDKHGDERRTKIIGREAGEFSDEDLIPEEEAIISISRDGYIKRVSIDAYRQQKRGGKGVSNTMKMDDEPAHLFQVNTHNFILFFTDRGRVYKLRAYDIPETGRYAKGMPVINFIAIESEERVTATVSVRDIKSEGFLTMITRHGEIKRTEMANFANIRSNGLIAFDIEEGDELGWVLKSNGTNDIIIVTHLGQSIRFAEKGVRDRSRAAGGVKAMTLKGEDIIISADIVRDDATLLVVGENGFGKRTPLSDYRIQGRGGSGILTMNVTEKTGAIVGAEVVEPDDKLLVMTVQGKAIRMKVSDIRTVGRVSQGVKLINLGSGDQVRSIARVVQEADEGELDLAEEGDESTQE comes from the coding sequence GTGGCGGGAGAAGATACAAATCTTACAATCATTGACGTTCAGGATGAGCTGGCGCGTAGCTATGTCAACTACGCGATGTCAGTCATCATCGCGCGCGCACTTCCCGACGTAAGAGATGGGTTCAAACCGGTGCAGCGCCGCATCCTGTACGCGATGCGTCAGCTGAACCTGCAGCCCGGCCAGAACTACCAAAAGTGCGCCAAGGTCTGCGGCTCTACCTCGGGTGATTTCCACCCGCACGGCGAAGCGATCATCTACCCCACGCTTGTCCGCATGGCTCAGTCCTGGACTTTGCGCTACCCGCTGATCGACGGCCAAGGGAACTTCGGCAATATCGATGGTGACGGCCCTGCCGCCATGCGATACACCGAGTGCCGACTGTCCTCCATCGCCATGGAGCTTTTGGAAGACCTTGATCGCGAGACGGTTGACTGGATTCCGAACTACTCGCAGGAGCTGCTGGAGCCGGTCGTGCTTCCTGGCAAGTTCCCGAACCTGCTTTGCAACGGCGGCCAAGGCATCGCCGTCGGCATGGCCACCAGCTTGCCCCCCCACAACCTGACCGAGGTTTGCAATGCCATCTTGTGCCGCATCGAGAACGGGGAGTGCACGCTTGACGAGGTGATGACCCACCTCCCAGGGCCAGACTTCCCGACCTACGGCATCATCATGGGCACCAAGGGGATCCGCAGTGCTTACGAAACGGGTCGCGGCAGCATCATCATGCAGGCCAAGACGATGATCGAGCCTGGCGAAGCAGGCAAGTCGCTCATCGTGATCACTGAGATTCCTTACCAAGTTCAGAAAGAGAACTTGGTGCGAGCGATCGCCGCACTGATCAAGGATCGCAAGTTCGACGGCCTACTGCGCGTGGACGACTACTCGGACAAGCGTGGAATGCGGATCGAAGTCGAAATCCGCCGCGACGTCAACCCGAACAAGGCGCTGAACTATCTCCTCAAGCACACGTCGCTCCGCACCACGTTTGGCGCGATCATGCTTTCGCTGGTGGACGGCGCTCCGCGCACGGCCCCACTCCTCAGCATCCTCGACGAGTACATCAAGCACCGCCGCAAGATCATCGATCTCCGCACGCGGTTCGAACTCTACCGCGCGATGGAAGACGTTCATCTGAACGAAGGCTTCCAGATCGCCCGGCTGAACCTGGACGCCATCATCCGCTTGATCCGCGCATCCGCTGATGAGAACACGGCGCGCGTGGAGTTGGTGCGACAATTCAGCATGTCCCCGCTGCAGGCGCAGGCGGTGCTGAACATGCCGCTTCGCCGGTTGACCCAGCTGGACCAAACGCGGCTCGAAGAAGACTACAAGACCTCGCTTCTAAAGGTACAGAATCTGCTCGACATCCTGGCCGATCCAAATCGCTTGACCACGGTCTTGACCGACGAGATCGTCGCGATGCGCGACAAGCACGGCGACGAGCGCCGCACGAAGATCATCGGTCGCGAGGCTGGAGAGTTCAGCGACGAAGACCTGATACCCGAAGAGGAGGCGATCATCAGCATCTCGCGAGATGGCTACATCAAGCGCGTGTCCATCGATGCGTATCGCCAGCAGAAGCGCGGCGGCAAGGGTGTGAGCAACACCATGAAGATGGATGACGAGCCTGCCCACCTTTTCCAGGTCAACACGCACAACTTCATCCTGTTCTTCACGGATCGCGGTCGGGTGTACAAGCTCCGCGCTTACGACATCCCCGAGACCGGACGGTACGCCAAGGGCATGCCGGTCATCAACTTCATCGCGATCGAGAGCGAGGAGCGGGTCACCGCCACCGTCTCGGTGCGCGACATCAAGAGCGAAGGGTTCTTGACGATGATCACCCGCCACGGCGAGATCAAGCGAACGGAGATGGCGAACTTTGCCAACATCCGCTCCAATGGCCTCATCGCTTTTGATATCGAAGAGGGCGACGAACTCGGATGGGTGCTCAAATCGAACGGCACCAACGACATCATCATCGTCACGCACCTGGGCCAATCGATCCGATTCGCCGAGAAGGGCGTTCGCGATCGTTCGCGCGCCGCGGGTGGCGTCAAGGCGATGACGCTCAAGGGTGAAGACATCATCATCTCGGCGGACATTGTCCGAGACGATGCGACACTGCTCGTAGTCGGCGAGAATGGCTTCGGCAAGCGCACCCCGCTGAGCGACTATCGCATCCAGGGTCGCGGTGGCTCGGGAATCCTCACCATGAACGTCACCGAAAAGACCGGTGCCATCGTCGGTGCTGAGGTCGTCGAGCCGGACGACAAGCTCCTGGTCATGACGGTCCAGGGCAAAGCCATTCGCATGAAGGTGTCGGATATCCGGACCGTGGGACGCGTCTCACAGGGAGTTAAACTCATCAACCTTGGCTCGGGTGACCAAGTTCGCAGCATTGCGCGGGTGGTCCAAGAGGCCGATGAGGGAGAACTTGACCTCGCAGAAGAGGGAGACGAGTCCACACAAGAGTAA
- the der gene encoding ribosome biogenesis GTPase Der, which produces MQAKLPVVVIVGRPNVGKSTFYNRIAGRRIAVVEDSPGITRDRLYYEVEWYGYKMQFVDTGGILFGDEDPLVEQIRVQAEVALVEADIVLFMVDIVSGLSAGDQELAHRLRMIKVPVFVLANKADNRKRADFSSEFYELGFENVYPVSGLNGHGVSDLMDAICEHLPKVESLPMVKEEVRLAIVGRPNVGKSSILNAFTGEERSIVSNIPGTTRDAIDTLVQYKGEPFRLIDTAGLRRKGKIQGTVEYYMAMRATQALERAECALVLVDASEGLTDGDKRTMKLSHDEGRALVIAINKWDLKEDVKATGGRLSPLKKDFLKIIHDQVPEVKYAPVCFTSAKESSGLEKVLDHVLMAVDSWNFRIGTGHLNRIIQESTFERPYTSKGKQLRIYFATQVSTRPPTFVLFCNDPDLFHFSYQRYIENCLRKVYPLPGTPLKIIPRARTSKDD; this is translated from the coding sequence ATGCAGGCAAAACTCCCCGTCGTCGTGATTGTTGGCCGGCCCAACGTCGGTAAATCCACTTTCTATAATCGGATCGCGGGACGACGTATTGCTGTGGTCGAGGACTCGCCGGGGATCACGCGCGACCGGCTGTACTACGAAGTCGAGTGGTACGGATACAAGATGCAGTTCGTCGACACGGGGGGAATTCTGTTCGGCGACGAAGACCCCTTGGTGGAGCAGATTCGCGTACAGGCCGAGGTTGCTCTGGTCGAAGCGGACATCGTGCTGTTCATGGTCGATATCGTTTCGGGACTGAGTGCGGGCGACCAGGAGTTGGCCCACCGTCTGCGGATGATCAAGGTGCCCGTTTTCGTGCTTGCGAACAAGGCCGATAACCGCAAGCGTGCAGATTTTTCAAGCGAGTTTTATGAGCTCGGGTTTGAGAACGTGTACCCCGTGTCGGGCCTGAATGGTCACGGCGTGAGCGACCTCATGGACGCGATCTGCGAGCACTTACCCAAGGTCGAATCGCTGCCGATGGTCAAAGAGGAGGTTCGACTCGCTATCGTCGGACGACCGAACGTAGGGAAGAGCTCGATTTTGAATGCGTTCACTGGCGAAGAGCGCAGCATCGTCAGCAATATTCCGGGCACCACGCGCGATGCGATCGACACTCTCGTGCAGTACAAGGGCGAGCCATTCCGGCTCATCGACACGGCGGGGCTCCGGCGCAAAGGCAAGATCCAAGGCACGGTCGAGTACTACATGGCCATGCGCGCAACGCAAGCGCTCGAACGCGCCGAGTGTGCGCTGGTGCTGGTCGATGCCAGCGAGGGCCTGACCGACGGCGACAAGCGCACGATGAAGCTGTCGCACGATGAAGGCCGCGCTCTGGTGATCGCAATCAACAAGTGGGATCTCAAAGAAGACGTGAAGGCGACGGGCGGACGGTTATCGCCGCTCAAGAAGGACTTTCTGAAGATCATTCACGACCAGGTGCCTGAGGTCAAATATGCGCCGGTGTGCTTCACCAGCGCCAAGGAGTCTTCCGGGTTGGAGAAGGTCCTGGATCACGTGCTTATGGCGGTGGATAGCTGGAACTTCCGGATCGGCACAGGACACCTGAATCGGATCATACAAGAGTCGACGTTCGAGAGGCCCTATACGTCCAAGGGAAAGCAACTGCGCATCTACTTTGCCACTCAGGTATCGACCCGGCCGCCGACGTTTGTGCTCTTTTGCAACGACCCCGATCTGTTCCACTTTTCTTACCAGCGGTACATCGAGAACTGCCTGCGGAAGGTCTATCCGCTGCCCGGGACACCGCTCAAAATAATCCCCCGCGCCCGCACGTCGAAAGACGACTGA
- a CDS encoding acyloxyacyl hydrolase, with protein sequence MKSTGIFAFLALTSRAFAETERVINLIGERSMIFLGSQDRRYGGGVSYQQIQDKNFLRMGRNRGKLNLEGYVLRTWTDYKPWVPGDANFDFGILAQARYEFKAKGRIGVFVEGGWGLHFSDQKSYDLDSQLSSSPTIGMGVILKERNPITITTRLMHISNAGLKGHNKGQNQLWIMLGFRL encoded by the coding sequence ATGAAGTCCACCGGCATCTTCGCCTTTCTTGCGCTCACTTCTCGGGCTTTCGCCGAGACTGAACGGGTTATCAACCTCATCGGAGAGCGCTCTATGATCTTCCTCGGCTCCCAGGATCGCCGGTACGGAGGAGGGGTCTCCTATCAGCAGATCCAGGACAAAAACTTCCTGCGTATGGGCCGCAATCGCGGCAAGCTGAACCTGGAAGGCTATGTCCTTCGCACTTGGACCGATTACAAGCCATGGGTTCCAGGCGACGCCAACTTCGACTTTGGAATCTTGGCCCAGGCACGCTACGAATTCAAAGCCAAGGGTCGGATCGGTGTCTTCGTCGAGGGCGGCTGGGGGCTTCACTTTTCTGACCAGAAGAGTTACGATCTCGACTCGCAGCTCAGCTCCAGCCCGACAATCGGCATGGGGGTGATCCTCAAAGAACGTAACCCAATCACGATCACCACACGGTTGATGCACATCTCCAATGCAGGTCTGAAGGGCCACAACAAGGGCCAAAACCAGTTGTGGATCATGCTCGGCTTCCGGCTGTAA